In the genome of Photobacterium sp. TY1-4, one region contains:
- a CDS encoding DUF2909 domain-containing protein — protein sequence MLLKALAVCLLIFIILNLFRALPVMLKGRGSQPMSRYLGRRLLISVLLFALLLIAMVTGYLTPNPRPY from the coding sequence ATGCTGCTAAAAGCCCTTGCTGTCTGCCTGCTGATTTTCATCATCCTCAACCTGTTCCGGGCCCTGCCGGTGATGCTCAAGGGTCGGGGCAGCCAGCCGATGAGCCGCTATCTCGGGCGCCGGCTGCTGATCTCCGTCCTGCTGTTCGCGCTGCTGCTGATTGCGATGGTCACCGGCTATCTCACGCCCAATCCCCGCCCCTACTGA
- a CDS encoding cytochrome c oxidase assembly protein produces MSGKSNPTPATPTPGQSKAGNATTAEQRKWRSIWSLVGLALGMFGFAFALVPLYDVFCDITGINGKTASTPTEASERVDTSRQVTVEFVSYINPGVPWTFEPEVRRLVVHPGQTQTVNYAARNLAQEASIGQAVPSVSPGQGAQYLNKIECFCFNRQPLAAGESARLPLVFYVDPALPADIHTLTLAYTLFQAPSTETAQTQ; encoded by the coding sequence ATGAGCGGGAAATCGAACCCTACGCCAGCAACGCCGACACCAGGCCAGTCCAAAGCTGGGAATGCCACGACGGCTGAGCAGCGCAAGTGGCGCTCGATCTGGTCATTGGTCGGCCTGGCGCTGGGGATGTTTGGCTTCGCCTTTGCTCTGGTGCCGCTCTATGACGTGTTTTGCGACATTACCGGGATCAATGGCAAAACCGCTTCGACTCCGACGGAAGCCAGCGAGCGGGTCGATACCTCGCGGCAGGTCACGGTGGAGTTTGTCTCGTATATCAATCCCGGGGTGCCATGGACGTTTGAACCGGAAGTGCGGCGGCTGGTGGTGCACCCCGGTCAAACCCAGACCGTGAATTACGCCGCGCGGAACCTGGCGCAGGAGGCAAGCATCGGCCAGGCGGTACCGTCGGTTTCACCGGGTCAGGGCGCCCAGTATCTCAATAAAATCGAATGCTTTTGCTTTAACCGTCAGCCGCTGGCGGCCGGGGAGTCAGCCCGGCTGCCGTTGGTGTTCTATGTTGACCCGGCGTTGCCGGCCGACATTCACACCCTGACGTTGGCGTATACCTTGTTCCAAGCCCCGTCGACTGAGACGGCTCAAACCCAATGA
- a CDS encoding class I SAM-dependent methyltransferase, with protein sequence MTKTSRYHIPTALLQPLWLRSRESLEDEGLIYDPVAAAACNQCHFKADCLTGNVPARQLLHATLTLQCDRLVQQFLRRHPNGWIINVGAGLDTRFYRLDNGRCRWFELDTDENLLWRERLFHRSERYTMRPGSVTDLSWLKSLPVMGKAPVLLLCDQALLQCNDAELARFVQQLGCHFSQIEVCLVVAGDRCGSALAARMGSGSYQHGYKDPVRQILSWLPWAELIGSHSPLDHACPRWRPWQRWLAKVPSLKYRITPVLVHFRL encoded by the coding sequence ATGACCAAAACTTCCCGCTACCACATCCCGACAGCGTTGTTGCAACCGCTCTGGCTTCGTAGTCGTGAAAGCCTGGAAGATGAGGGTCTGATCTACGATCCTGTCGCCGCTGCTGCCTGCAACCAATGCCATTTCAAAGCAGACTGCCTGACCGGCAATGTGCCCGCCCGCCAGTTATTACATGCCACCCTGACGTTGCAGTGTGATCGCCTGGTGCAGCAGTTTTTGCGCCGTCATCCCAATGGCTGGATCATCAACGTCGGCGCCGGGCTTGATACCCGGTTTTACCGTCTGGATAACGGGCGCTGCCGCTGGTTTGAACTCGATACCGATGAGAACCTGCTCTGGCGTGAACGGCTGTTTCACCGCAGCGAGCGCTATACGATGCGTCCGGGGTCGGTCACGGATCTGTCCTGGCTGAAATCGTTGCCGGTCATGGGCAAGGCGCCGGTCCTGTTGCTGTGTGATCAGGCCCTGCTGCAGTGCAATGATGCGGAACTGGCTCGCTTCGTGCAGCAACTCGGCTGCCACTTCAGCCAGATTGAAGTATGCCTGGTCGTGGCCGGAGATCGTTGTGGCTCAGCGCTGGCGGCCCGGATGGGCTCGGGGTCGTATCAGCATGGCTACAAAGATCCGGTGCGCCAAATCCTGAGCTGGCTGCCCTGGGCGGAACTGATCGGCAGCCATAGCCCGCTGGATCATGCGTGCCCGCGCTGGCGGCCCTGGCAACGATGGCTGGCGAAAGTACCCAGCCTGAAATATCGCATCACGCCGGTTTTGGTTCATTTTCGGTTGTAA
- a CDS encoding cytochrome c oxidase subunit 3 has product MANPYSEHDQAIQPPHEPYYVPATSIWPIVGAVALFLIALGAGASVGGLFGGQGPWILLAGVGILLLMVVGWFRDVIRESMGGLYSHQMDRSFRQGMSWFIFSEVMFFAAFFGALFYARMIAVPWLGGAGNNAMTHAVLWPDFIAQWPLVATPGGTITEAMGALGLPLYNTLILLTSSITVHIAHTALEQDNRPRLTLFLLLTVLLGALFVYLQGVEYVHAYHDMGLTLDAGIYGNTFFMLTGFHGMHVTLGTVILFVVWLRVLRGHFSSEKHFAFQAGAWYWHFVDVVWLGLFVFVYIL; this is encoded by the coding sequence ATGGCAAATCCCTACAGCGAACATGATCAGGCAATCCAGCCTCCCCATGAACCTTATTACGTGCCGGCGACCAGTATCTGGCCGATTGTCGGGGCGGTGGCGCTGTTTCTGATCGCCTTGGGTGCCGGGGCCTCGGTGGGCGGCCTGTTTGGTGGTCAGGGGCCGTGGATCCTGCTGGCCGGGGTCGGGATTTTGCTGCTGATGGTGGTGGGCTGGTTCCGGGATGTGATCCGTGAATCCATGGGCGGGCTGTACAGTCATCAGATGGACCGCTCCTTCCGCCAGGGCATGAGCTGGTTCATTTTCTCGGAAGTGATGTTTTTTGCGGCCTTCTTCGGTGCGCTGTTCTACGCCCGGATGATTGCCGTGCCCTGGCTCGGCGGGGCTGGTAACAATGCGATGACCCACGCGGTGCTGTGGCCGGACTTTATCGCTCAGTGGCCCTTGGTCGCAACGCCGGGCGGCACCATCACCGAAGCCATGGGGGCGCTCGGGTTGCCGCTGTATAACACCCTCATCCTGCTGACCTCCTCGATCACGGTGCATATTGCCCACACCGCACTGGAGCAGGATAACCGCCCGCGCCTGACCCTGTTTCTGCTGTTGACGGTGCTGCTCGGCGCCCTGTTTGTGTATCTGCAGGGGGTGGAGTATGTCCATGCCTATCACGACATGGGCCTGACGCTGGATGCCGGGATCTACGGCAATACCTTTTTCATGCTGACCGGATTTCACGGCATGCACGTAACGCTGGGCACGGTGATCCTGTTTGTGGTCTGGCTGCGGGTCCTGCGCGGTCATTTCTCGTCTGAAAAGCATTTTGCTTTCCAGGCCGGGGCTTGGTACTGGCACTTTGTCGACGTGGTGTGGCTCGGGCTGTTCGTGTTCGTGTATATCCTCTGA
- the coxB gene encoding cytochrome c oxidase subunit II has protein sequence MLAGSVAAETDSMRFNMTAGVTDVSQRVYDLHMTILYICVAIGIAVFGVMFWSILHHRKSKGAVAASFHESTKVEILWTLIPFVILILMAIPATQTLLAMEDTTESDITIQITGSQWKWHYRYFDEDVDFYSLLATSPAQIANERDKRDNYLLEVDRPLVLPVGKKVRFLITSQDVIHSWWVPAFAVKKDANPGFINEAWTRIDAPGVYRGQCAELCGKDHGFMPIVVIAKPQDEYQQWLQATKTAQRVAVEEEQRLLAMEMPMDELMSLGEQVYGTRCAMCHQINGQGIPGAFPALAGEGVSIDPARKLEHVSVVVHGRSGTAMQAFGPQLSLKELAAVITYERNAWGNNTGDTVQAAEVQAVMDGKAL, from the coding sequence ATTTTGGCCGGTTCGGTGGCTGCCGAAACGGATTCGATGCGGTTTAACATGACGGCCGGGGTCACCGACGTCAGTCAGCGGGTGTATGATCTCCACATGACGATCCTCTATATCTGCGTGGCCATCGGCATTGCCGTGTTCGGGGTGATGTTCTGGTCGATCCTCCACCACCGGAAATCGAAAGGCGCAGTCGCCGCCTCGTTTCATGAAAGTACCAAAGTGGAAATCCTCTGGACCCTCATTCCGTTCGTGATCCTGATCCTGATGGCCATTCCGGCCACCCAGACCCTGTTGGCGATGGAAGATACCACTGAATCGGATATCACAATCCAGATCACCGGGTCGCAATGGAAATGGCATTATCGTTACTTTGATGAAGATGTTGATTTTTACTCACTTTTGGCGACATCTCCCGCCCAGATCGCCAACGAACGGGACAAGCGTGACAACTACCTGCTGGAAGTTGATCGGCCGCTGGTGCTGCCGGTCGGCAAAAAGGTGCGCTTTCTGATCACCTCGCAGGATGTGATTCACTCCTGGTGGGTGCCGGCGTTTGCAGTCAAGAAAGACGCCAACCCGGGATTTATCAATGAAGCCTGGACCCGGATCGATGCGCCGGGGGTGTATCGCGGCCAGTGTGCGGAGCTGTGCGGCAAGGATCATGGCTTTATGCCGATTGTGGTGATCGCCAAGCCGCAGGACGAGTACCAGCAGTGGCTGCAGGCGACCAAAACCGCCCAGCGGGTTGCGGTTGAGGAAGAGCAGCGCTTACTGGCGATGGAAATGCCCATGGATGAACTGATGAGCCTTGGCGAGCAGGTCTACGGCACCCGTTGCGCTATGTGTCACCAGATCAATGGTCAGGGGATCCCGGGGGCCTTTCCGGCGCTGGCTGGTGAGGGAGTCTCGATTGATCCGGCACGCAAGCTCGAGCATGTCAGTGTGGTCGTTCACGGCCGGAGCGGTACCGCGATGCAGGCGTTCGGGCCTCAGCTGAGCCTGAAAGAGCTGGCGGCAGTGATCACCTATGAGCGTAACGCCTGGGGCAACAACACCGGCGATACCGTGCAGGCAGCAGAAGTGCAGGCCGTGATGGATGGTAAAGCGCTTTAA
- the lexA gene encoding transcriptional repressor LexA, with amino-acid sequence MKPLTPRQQEVFELIKARIEESGMPPTRAEIARELGFRSANAAEEHLKALARKEVIEIIPGASRGIRVLGLHDEQSEQGLPLIGQVAAGEPILAQEHVETHYEVDPALFKPRADFLLRVNGMSMKDIGIMDGDLLAVHKTQDVRDGQVVVARVEDDVTVKRLERKGSQVLLHAENEAFAPIVVDLNQQQLTIEGIAVGVIRNTDWM; translated from the coding sequence ATGAAGCCGTTAACGCCGCGCCAACAAGAAGTCTTTGAATTGATCAAAGCCAGGATTGAAGAGTCCGGAATGCCGCCTACACGCGCAGAGATCGCCCGTGAACTGGGCTTCCGCTCGGCCAACGCTGCCGAAGAGCATCTCAAGGCGCTGGCCCGTAAAGAAGTGATCGAGATTATCCCCGGTGCCTCCCGTGGGATCCGGGTCCTGGGTCTGCACGATGAGCAATCGGAGCAAGGGCTGCCCCTGATTGGCCAGGTCGCGGCCGGGGAGCCGATCCTGGCGCAGGAGCACGTGGAAACCCATTATGAGGTCGACCCGGCCCTGTTCAAACCGCGCGCTGATTTCCTGTTGCGGGTCAACGGGATGAGTATGAAAGACATTGGGATTATGGATGGTGACTTGCTTGCCGTACATAAAACCCAGGATGTCCGCGACGGCCAAGTGGTTGTGGCGCGGGTTGAGGATGACGTGACCGTGAAGCGTCTGGAGCGTAAAGGGTCCCAGGTGCTTCTACATGCCGAGAATGAAGCCTTTGCGCCGATTGTGGTCGATCTCAATCAGCAGCAACTGACCATTGAGGGCATTGCGGTCGGGGTGATCCGCAACACCGACTGGATGTAA
- the ctaD gene encoding cytochrome c oxidase subunit I produces MTDMLREQAGVEDERATEHAHHDHPQAGFKRWLLTTNHKDIGSLYLMFSFAMFLVGGAMAMVIRAELFQPGLQLVEPNFFNQMTTVHGLIMVFGAVMPAFTGLANWMIPMMIGAPDMALPRMNNWSFWILPFAFTLLLASLFMEGGGPNFGWTFYAPLSTTYSPASTGLFVFAIHIMGISSIMGAINVIVTIVNLRAPGMTYMKMPLFVWTWLITAFLLIAVMPVLAGAVTMVLTDKFFGTSFFDAAGGGDPVMFQHIFWFFGHPEVYIMILPSFGIISAIIPAFSRKKLFGYSSMVYATASIAGLSFLVWAHHMFTTGMPVAAELFFMYCTMLISVPTGVKVFNWVATMWRGSLTFEVPMLFAIAFIILFTIGGFSGLMLAITPADFQYHDTYFVVAHFHYVLVSGAIFSIMAAAYYWLPKWTGHMFDEKLAKWHFWCSVVSVNILFFPMHFLGLAGMPRRIPDYALQFADINAVVSIGGFLFGLSQLIFLAVVVKCVRGGQQASAKPWDGAEGLEWTVASPAPHHTFTTPPKID; encoded by the coding sequence ATGACGGACATGTTGCGTGAGCAGGCCGGAGTGGAGGATGAACGGGCAACCGAGCATGCGCATCACGACCATCCTCAAGCCGGGTTCAAGCGTTGGCTGCTGACCACCAACCACAAGGATATCGGCTCATTGTATCTGATGTTCAGCTTCGCCATGTTCCTGGTCGGGGGCGCCATGGCGATGGTGATCCGCGCCGAGTTGTTTCAGCCTGGGTTGCAGCTGGTGGAGCCGAATTTCTTTAACCAGATGACCACGGTCCACGGCCTGATCATGGTGTTCGGGGCTGTGATGCCGGCCTTCACCGGGCTGGCCAACTGGATGATCCCGATGATGATTGGCGCGCCGGATATGGCGCTGCCGCGGATGAACAACTGGAGCTTCTGGATCCTGCCGTTTGCTTTCACGCTGTTGCTGGCTTCGCTGTTCATGGAAGGGGGCGGCCCGAACTTCGGCTGGACGTTTTATGCGCCGCTCTCGACTACCTATAGCCCCGCCAGTACCGGCCTGTTCGTGTTTGCCATTCATATCATGGGGATCAGCTCCATCATGGGGGCGATCAACGTGATTGTCACCATCGTCAACCTGCGGGCGCCGGGGATGACCTACATGAAAATGCCGCTGTTTGTCTGGACCTGGCTGATCACCGCGTTTTTGCTGATTGCGGTGATGCCGGTGCTGGCCGGGGCGGTGACCATGGTGCTGACGGATAAGTTCTTCGGCACCAGCTTCTTTGATGCCGCCGGCGGTGGCGATCCGGTGATGTTCCAGCATATCTTCTGGTTTTTCGGTCACCCGGAAGTGTATATTATGATTTTGCCGAGTTTCGGTATCATTTCGGCGATTATCCCGGCATTTTCTCGCAAGAAGCTCTTTGGTTACAGTTCAATGGTTTATGCGACGGCGTCGATTGCCGGGCTGAGCTTTTTGGTCTGGGCCCACCATATGTTCACCACCGGGATGCCGGTCGCCGCCGAGCTGTTTTTCATGTACTGCACCATGCTGATCTCGGTGCCGACCGGGGTCAAGGTGTTTAACTGGGTGGCGACCATGTGGCGCGGCTCGCTGACGTTCGAAGTGCCGATGCTGTTTGCGATCGCCTTTATTATTTTGTTCACCATCGGCGGGTTCTCCGGCCTGATGCTGGCCATTACCCCGGCGGACTTCCAGTATCACGATACCTACTTTGTCGTGGCCCATTTCCACTATGTGCTGGTGTCCGGAGCGATTTTCTCGATTATGGCCGCGGCCTATTACTGGCTGCCGAAATGGACCGGGCACATGTTCGACGAGAAGCTGGCCAAGTGGCATTTCTGGTGTTCGGTGGTGTCGGTCAACATTCTGTTTTTTCCGATGCACTTTTTGGGATTGGCGGGGATGCCGCGGCGGATCCCGGATTACGCGCTGCAGTTTGCGGATATCAATGCGGTGGTCAGTATCGGCGGTTTCCTGTTCGGCCTGTCGCAGCTGATCTTCCTGGCGGTGGTGGTGAAGTGCGTACGCGGCGGACAGCAGGCGTCGGCCAAGCCCTGGGACGGGGCTGAGGGCCTGGAGTGGACGGTCGCATCGCCGGCGCCGCACCATACCTTTACCACCCCGCCCAAGATTGATTGA
- a CDS encoding COX15/CtaA family protein has translation MRWRRYQYLVYLTLVWSLAVIVLGAYTRLTEAGLGCPDWPGCYGFAAVPQTAEQHLQAKAAFPHAPLEVHKAWNEMIHRYFAGGLGILILLLNLMAWRHRGLPRGLPALLLGVVIFQAMLGMWTVTMALKPVVVMGHLLGGFTTAGLLLLLAMRVRRRVRGHLDRRTPARNMGGLTWLAALALLVTLTQVALGGWTAANYAAVVCTQLPVCEVDWAQQFDWSAFHPIQPPHDSYQYGVLNYEQRVSIHVAHRFGAAITALVLGVLSWQLWQSVRLRRLALWVGTLLGVQLTLGITNVVASLPLMVAVGHNLVGGLLLITLVATNYAIFSCRVPLGMRLNMAREG, from the coding sequence ATGCGCTGGAGACGGTATCAATACCTGGTGTATCTGACGTTGGTGTGGTCGCTCGCGGTGATTGTACTGGGGGCTTATACCCGCTTGACGGAGGCCGGACTGGGGTGCCCGGACTGGCCCGGCTGCTACGGGTTTGCCGCGGTGCCGCAGACGGCGGAGCAGCATCTGCAGGCGAAGGCTGCATTTCCCCATGCGCCGCTGGAAGTCCACAAAGCCTGGAACGAGATGATCCATCGCTATTTTGCCGGTGGGTTGGGGATTTTAATCTTGCTGCTCAACCTGATGGCCTGGCGGCACCGGGGATTGCCCCGCGGGTTGCCGGCATTGCTGCTGGGGGTGGTGATCTTTCAAGCCATGCTCGGGATGTGGACGGTCACCATGGCCCTGAAGCCGGTGGTGGTGATGGGGCACCTGCTGGGTGGATTTACCACCGCCGGATTGCTGTTGCTGCTGGCAATGCGGGTCCGGCGCCGGGTCCGGGGCCATCTTGACCGGAGAACCCCGGCGCGAAATATGGGTGGATTGACCTGGCTGGCGGCGCTGGCGTTGCTGGTGACCCTGACCCAGGTGGCACTCGGTGGCTGGACCGCGGCCAACTATGCGGCGGTGGTTTGTACCCAGCTGCCGGTGTGCGAGGTGGACTGGGCCCAGCAGTTTGACTGGTCCGCATTTCATCCGATCCAGCCGCCGCATGACAGTTATCAGTACGGGGTGCTGAACTATGAGCAGCGGGTGTCAATCCATGTGGCGCATCGCTTCGGCGCGGCGATCACTGCGTTGGTGCTGGGGGTGTTGAGTTGGCAGTTATGGCAATCGGTCCGGCTGCGTCGGCTGGCCTTGTGGGTCGGCACTCTGTTGGGGGTGCAACTCACCCTCGGGATCACCAACGTGGTGGCGAGTTTGCCGCTGATGGTGGCCGTCGGCCATAACCTGGTCGGGGGATTGCTGCTCATAACCCTGGTGGCAACCAATTACGCCATCTTCAGCTGCCGGGTGCCGTTGGGGATGCGTTTGAACATGGCAAGGGAGGGCTGA
- a CDS encoding cytochrome oxidase, whose protein sequence is MKKFGKLWLLLAAFALPVGIAQLMLTMHWYQGGVTNRGILLDPPLHEDWVARPGRWQLLYVLPDHCDTACAGALFHLRQIPQAVGADQDRVAGLLLVSELAGQADELLQGLQPSMGPAPLLKQLQATEYGAQAIYLADPLGNILMAYPLATDQPAILAQGKDVLRDLKRLLKVSKIG, encoded by the coding sequence ATGAAGAAATTCGGGAAGCTATGGTTGTTGCTCGCCGCATTTGCGCTGCCGGTCGGGATTGCCCAGCTGATGCTGACGATGCACTGGTACCAGGGCGGTGTTACCAACCGCGGGATCCTGCTGGACCCGCCGCTGCATGAGGATTGGGTTGCCCGGCCCGGGCGCTGGCAACTGTTGTATGTGCTGCCGGATCACTGCGATACGGCATGTGCCGGGGCGCTGTTTCACCTGCGTCAGATCCCGCAGGCGGTTGGCGCCGATCAGGATCGGGTCGCGGGCTTGCTCTTGGTGAGCGAGCTGGCCGGCCAAGCGGATGAATTGCTGCAGGGATTACAACCATCGATGGGTCCGGCGCCGCTGCTGAAGCAGTTGCAAGCGACCGAATACGGCGCGCAGGCAATCTATCTGGCCGATCCGCTCGGCAATATCCTGATGGCCTATCCGCTGGCCACAGATCAGCCGGCTATTCTCGCCCAGGGCAAAGATGTGCTGCGCGATCTGAAACGACTGCTGAAAGTGTCCAAAATCGGCTAA
- a CDS encoding SURF1 family protein: MRRIGFIFFTVVVLATLVKLGMWQMSRAQEKESLSAALKYRGEQTYFSLASLPTDPRWYHLTLRGHFDHSKAVLLDNQLYQGQVGYHLLYPFSAEDGWVLVNLGWIAAPAYRDQIPVLPEHHGEMRITGVIAPASSLPELAATLPEQLGAGGPLRVQNIDPAELGEIMGVALQPWVLQIDTDSPVALQQTWTPVVMGPQKHYGYAAQWFLMALAIAVAAAWWLKRSKG, from the coding sequence ATGCGACGGATCGGGTTCATCTTTTTTACTGTGGTGGTCCTGGCGACATTGGTCAAGCTGGGGATGTGGCAAATGTCACGGGCGCAGGAAAAAGAAAGCCTCAGCGCGGCGCTCAAATATCGCGGTGAGCAGACTTACTTCAGCCTGGCCAGTTTGCCGACAGACCCGCGCTGGTACCACCTGACCTTGCGCGGCCACTTTGACCACAGCAAAGCTGTGTTACTGGATAACCAGTTGTATCAGGGGCAGGTCGGCTATCACCTGCTGTATCCCTTTTCCGCCGAAGACGGCTGGGTGCTGGTCAATCTGGGCTGGATTGCGGCGCCGGCTTACCGGGATCAGATCCCGGTCCTGCCGGAGCATCACGGCGAGATGCGGATCACCGGGGTGATTGCCCCGGCCTCCAGTTTGCCGGAGCTGGCGGCAACGCTGCCGGAGCAGCTCGGGGCCGGGGGGCCGTTGCGGGTGCAGAACATTGATCCGGCTGAGTTGGGCGAAATCATGGGCGTGGCCCTGCAGCCTTGGGTGCTGCAAATCGACACCGATAGCCCGGTGGCGTTGCAGCAGACCTGGACGCCGGTGGTGATGGGGCCGCAAAAGCATTATGGCTATGCGGCGCAGTGGTTTCTGATGGCGCTGGCCATTGCGGTGGCGGCAGCATGGTGGCTGAAACGGAGCAAGGGATGA
- the plsB gene encoding glycerol-3-phosphate 1-O-acyltransferase PlsB, producing the protein MSSWQKVYRKLLNLPLSLLVKTHSIPSDPVADLALDLSRPIIYILPFRSNTDLMTLRSSALALGLPDPLSPLELGGQLFDRYVYVADGPSVFGSDGELPRASLALFTALLEQHKQDTELDVQVVPAAILWGRKPGREESQKPILRPLNGPEKFVAVLGSGRDCMVRLSTPVSLRYMADRHGTDDSIAHKLARVARIHFSRQQLAASGPKLPDRHALFKRLLASKAIEKVVAEEAQSRDVPIEKVRKEAIDMMEEIAADFSYSLIKRGDRFLGWLWNKLYQGLNVHNAQRVRQLAQDGHEIVYVPCHRSHMDYLLLSYVLYREGMVPPHIAAGINLNFFPAGPIFRRGGAFFIRRSFKGNRLYSTVFREYLAELFAKGYSVEYFSEGGRSRTGRLLPAKTGMLSMTIQAMLRGLNRPVTLVPVYIGYEHVMEVGTYAKELRGKRKEKENVGQVLRTLRKLRNLGQGYVNFGEPIPLNSYLNEQVPTWHQDIDPIEPQRPQWLNPVVNDLANKMMTHINDAAATNALTLCALALLASRQRALSREELEQQIDCYLQLLRNVPYSSQCTIPTDDTATLVEHALSMDKFLVERDSLGEIVSLDRQQSILMTYYRNNIIHLFALPSLIAHIVVQHQQLSVEAIRVQVERLYPFLKAELFLRYTKAELIEAIEGHIDELVRQRLILRDGTTVALNSARIGPLQLLARTITETLQRYAIALTLLRSEPQLMKSDLEQQSQMMAQRLSRLHGINAPEFFDKGVFATLVKTLRSEGYLNEDCHAVSRPVETLADQLAALVSPEVKLTIQAVMSREEKVEEVTPET; encoded by the coding sequence ATGTCAAGTTGGCAGAAAGTTTATCGAAAATTGTTGAATTTGCCGCTTTCTCTGTTGGTTAAAACCCATTCCATACCATCAGACCCGGTCGCGGATCTGGCGCTGGATTTATCGCGTCCCATCATCTATATCCTGCCGTTCCGCTCGAACACGGATTTAATGACCCTGCGCAGCAGCGCCCTGGCGTTAGGCCTACCCGATCCCCTGTCCCCGCTGGAGCTGGGCGGACAGTTGTTTGATCGCTATGTCTATGTCGCAGACGGGCCGAGCGTGTTTGGCTCGGACGGCGAGCTGCCCCGGGCATCATTGGCGCTGTTCACCGCCCTGCTAGAGCAGCACAAACAAGACACCGAGCTGGATGTCCAGGTGGTCCCGGCCGCGATCCTCTGGGGCCGCAAGCCGGGCCGGGAAGAGAGCCAGAAGCCGATCCTGCGCCCGCTCAACGGCCCGGAGAAATTTGTCGCCGTGCTGGGCAGCGGCCGCGACTGTATGGTGCGCCTGAGCACCCCGGTTTCGCTGCGCTACATGGCTGACCGCCACGGCACCGATGACTCCATCGCCCACAAGCTGGCCCGGGTCGCCCGGATCCACTTTTCCCGACAGCAACTGGCCGCATCCGGACCGAAACTGCCGGACCGCCATGCGCTGTTCAAGCGGCTACTGGCCTCCAAAGCGATTGAAAAAGTGGTCGCCGAAGAAGCCCAAAGCCGGGATGTACCGATCGAAAAAGTCCGCAAAGAAGCCATCGACATGATGGAAGAGATCGCGGCCGATTTCTCCTATTCGCTGATCAAACGCGGCGATCGCTTCCTGGGCTGGCTGTGGAACAAGCTCTACCAAGGCCTGAATGTCCACAATGCCCAGCGGGTACGCCAGCTGGCACAGGACGGCCATGAGATCGTCTACGTGCCGTGCCACCGCAGCCACATGGACTACCTATTGTTGTCGTACGTGCTGTATCGCGAGGGGATGGTGCCGCCGCACATTGCCGCCGGGATCAACCTCAACTTCTTCCCGGCCGGACCGATTTTCCGCCGCGGCGGGGCATTCTTTATCCGTCGCAGCTTCAAGGGCAACCGCCTCTACTCCACGGTCTTTCGCGAGTACCTGGCGGAGCTGTTTGCCAAGGGCTATTCGGTCGAATACTTCAGTGAAGGCGGCCGCTCCCGCACCGGCCGCCTGCTGCCGGCCAAAACCGGCATGCTGTCGATGACCATCCAGGCGATGCTGCGCGGGCTGAACCGCCCGGTCACCCTGGTGCCGGTGTATATCGGTTACGAGCACGTGATGGAAGTCGGCACCTACGCCAAAGAGCTGCGCGGCAAGCGCAAAGAGAAGGAAAATGTCGGCCAGGTACTGCGGACCCTGCGCAAACTGCGCAATCTGGGCCAAGGCTACGTCAACTTCGGCGAGCCGATCCCGCTCAACAGCTACCTCAACGAGCAGGTGCCGACCTGGCATCAGGACATCGACCCGATTGAGCCGCAGCGCCCGCAATGGCTGAACCCGGTGGTCAATGATCTGGCCAACAAGATGATGACCCACATCAACGATGCCGCGGCAACCAATGCCCTGACCCTGTGTGCCCTGGCCCTGCTGGCCTCGCGCCAACGCGCCCTGAGCCGAGAAGAGCTGGAGCAGCAGATCGACTGCTACCTGCAGTTGCTGCGTAACGTGCCGTATTCCTCGCAGTGTACGATTCCGACCGACGACACCGCGACGCTGGTTGAACATGCCCTGAGCATGGATAAATTCCTGGTTGAGCGCGACAGCCTGGGCGAGATCGTGTCGCTGGATCGCCAGCAGTCGATCCTGATGACCTATTATCGCAATAACATCATCCACCTGTTTGCGCTGCCGTCGCTGATCGCCCACATCGTGGTCCAGCACCAGCAGCTGTCCGTCGAGGCGATCCGGGTGCAGGTCGAACGGCTTTACCCGTTCCTCAAGGCCGAGCTGTTCCTGCGCTACACCAAGGCAGAGCTGATCGAGGCCATCGAAGGCCACATTGACGAGCTGGTCCGCCAGCGGCTGATCCTGCGCGACGGCACAACCGTGGCCCTCAACAGTGCCCGGATCGGTCCGCTACAACTGCTGGCCCGCACCATCACCGAAACCCTGCAACGCTATGCCATTGCCCTGACCCTGCTACGCTCTGAGCCGCAACTGATGAAGAGCGATCTGGAGCAACAGAGCCAGATGATGGCCCAGCGATTGAGCCGGCTGCACGGCATCAATGCACCAGAATTCTTCGATAAAGGCGTGTTCGCGACCCTGGTCAAGACCCTGCGCAGCGAAGGCTATCTGAACGAAGATTGCCATGCCGTCTCGCGCCCGGTCGAAACCCTGGCCGATCAGCTGGCCGCGCTGGTTTCCCCGGAGGTCAAACTGACCATTCAGGCCGTCATGAGCCGGGAAGAGAAAGTCGAAGAAGTGACGCCGGAGACTTAA